The window CGAGGACGCGGGCGCGGCGGGGCACGCGGTCTCGGCGAGCGCGATGGCGGCGGCACGGATGTCGTCGGGGGTGCGGAGCGTGGCGGGGTCGACGGCGAGCAGCGTGGCCGAGTCGGCGAAGTTGAGGCAGGCGGCGCGGCCCCGGAGCGCGAGCGCGGCGACGTCGTGGGCGCGGGCCGCGGCCTCGGGGCTGGCGAAGGTGCCGAGCCAGATGCGGGACTTCTTGTTGGGCTCGCGCACCTCGCACACCCACCGCCCGGCCGCGccgcgccggcgcacgccccggtaTACCGGGTGGCGCGTCTCCCGGAACTTGGTCCGCCCCGCCGGCCGCTTCGGCGGCGCCGACGTCACCGTCGCGTACCCGCCGCCCTGGCCGTTGTCGCCTACGCCGCCGGTGGTGCTGCCGTAGTAGGCCACGCCGCCGCCGTAGTTGTACTGGTCCATGGTGGTCGTGCACGAGGTGGTGTCTGGCCGGTGTCGATGGGTCGAGTTGCTCTGAAGTGCGGCAATGGTGGTGAGTGAGGTGAGGTGAGGTGATGTTGATTGGGTGTTTGTGTGGGTGAGCCTTGAGATGGGAGTGAGGAGACGGGGATGTATATATAGGATTCGGCGGCGGGGGGAGGGAGAGCAAGGCGGGTTTGAATTGGGAGGTAGGGGCGGCGCGTGGCGGGAGATGGGGGAGTGAGGTGTGAGCTGGAAGGGTGTCCATGGCGCGGGGAGCAGAGGCCGCGAGACGGGTGGATGGATGGGGAAAGCGTGTTGGCGTCAGAGTTTCCTTCGCCCGGGATGCATCGCTCGGGGAAAGCCAGCAAAACATCTGGATATCTTCTATTTCCGGAAGGGAAGGAGGCGGGAAGGGGGGAGGGCGACGTGGAGATGGCGACAGGGGATGCCTNNNNNNNNNNNNNNNNNNNNNNNNNNNNNNNNNNNNNNNNNNNNNNNNNNNNNNNNNNNNNNNNNNNNNNNNNNNNNNNNNNNNNNNNNNNNNNNNNNNNNNNNNNNNNNNNNNNNNNNNNNNNNNNNNNNNNNNNNNNNNNNNNNNNNNNNNNNNNNNNNNNNNNNNNNNNNNNNNNNNNNNNNNNNNNNNNNNNNNNNNNNNNNNNNNNNNNNNNNNNNNNNNNNNNNNNNNNNNNNNNNNNNNNNNNNNNNNNNNNNNNNNNNNNNNNNNNNNNNNNNNNNNNNNNNNNNNNNNNNNNNNNNNNNNNNNNNNNNNNNNNNNNNNNNNNNNNNNNNNNNNNNNNNNNNNNNNNNNNNNNNNNNNNNNNNNNNNNNNNNNNNNNNNNNNNNNNNNNNNNNNNNNNNNNNNNNNNNNNNNNNNNNNNNNNNNNNNNNNNNNNNNNNNNNNNNNNNNNNNNNNNNNNNNNNNNNNNNNNNNNNNNNNNNNNNNNNNNNNNNNNNNNNNNNNNNNNNNNNNNNNNNTCAGGATCTGACCTctatttgaattttttttcgagatttgacccttttgctaccgccagggccTATGGCGGTAGGGTTAGATAGCCTACCGCCACGGCCCATGGCGGTATGGGTGCGATGGAGGGGGACGGCGGCCGTTTGACCGTGCTGAACGTGGTTAAGCACCTACCGCCAGGAGCTCTGGCGGTAGGCTGTGCGACCCTATCGCCAGAGCccatggcggtagggtcctgtTTCAGTGTAATGTTTCTGTAACGAAGAATTGAagggccctggcggtaggctgtgcgACCCTACCGCCAGAGCCCATGGCGGTAGGGTCTTGTTTTTTCAGTGTAATGATTCTGTAACGAAGAATTGAAGTGCCCTGGCGGTAGGCTCtctgaccctaccgccagggtccttggcggtagggtcctgtgttttATGAATTTAAGTTCAATTGCTTGCTTCTTTTCAAATTCAATATGACAATAATATTATAGCAAGTTTCACAAATATGACAACAATATCACAGATCTCAAACAATTAAACTTGGGCATCACATACACATTAACAAATTTGAAGTGCATAGAACATTTCAAACGAACTTCAACTAATTAGTAAACGGAGTTCCACATAGTttcacaaatagcaaacacatagatccacaaatagcaaacacatagttccACGTAGCTTCATAACCACTAGAAAAGTTCAATCAAACGAAGTTCAACCAAACTAAAAGAGCCAACTATTGAAGAACATAATCAGttgctccttcccctcttggaggtacgGTCCTCGTTACTCTTTGAACGATTCTCTTCGGTCTTCTTCTTGGGCCGTCGAGGAACCGGTATCTGGAAAGGTTCCGGACTCAGCAAATCCTTCGTCTTCGGATTCCTCTTCTTCGGCAGCTGAGATGCTTGAGACGTTTGAGTTGCTGGAGGTCCATAAtcttcatcgtactcctcctccccgttgctctcatcctcctcctccccttcttcatatgtggcctcctcctcctcctcctcctcctccccaaccaACCTAGACGACGAGGGAGCATGGCTCGATGAGCCGATGATACCCTGTGTGGCTACAGGCTGATGAGCTTCAACTGACCCAGCTCCAGCACACCCAAGCAGCCCTACCAGCTTGCGACAACACTGCACGAACTTCTGCACTCACAATGAAGCAAGGTTATAATAAGTATCAGATCGACTGACTGCATGTGAACAAGATGCATCTGTTCCGAGGAGGCTGAAATTGTACCTTCATCGTCCCCCTGACTCTGGTCTCAGATTGTATGCTCCCGGGAAGATGACCTAGTGCATCTGAGGCTTCAAAGATGCATCAGTTCAGCTCACCGGACTGCAACGGCATAAGTCAGTCATGTTGAcgaataaaatattttaaatacgaCCGTCGGTTCAAACGTACCACTGTTGATGAGGGGTGCAAACTCCCTAAATCCACTGTGCATGTCTCTGATGCCGGTCTGGTATGCCTGTTCATCGGGGTCAGCCCACTCCAGCTCCGCGATGTCTTCCGCCGTCCATCGAGGCCTGAGACGAAGACGGTGCTTCTGGCCATCATCGTACCACCTCATGTGTCGGCCCATGTAATCATCCCAGTTAGTCACTCTCCTCTCCACGTCTTTACGCCACCTCCGTCGGTTCCACTCCGTCACATGAATCTTATGCTCCTCTCCCCAGTCTGTGATCGACTGATTCTTCTGCCGGCTCATGCTGCAAGGCATAAGCAACAAGAATCATCATAAGCGCAATGAGATCATCATAAGCAACAAGAAACATGATAATCTCACGGAGAACAAAGAGCTCACAGGTGGAGCGCGTGGCCGCCGGTGTCGGTGGGCTGGCCCGGTGGGGTATGCTGATAAATCCCAAACTGCGTGGCCACACGTTGTGGCAAATGCCACTCGACGGCGTACACACAGATCATGGGCacgatgtgaaggaaatatgccctagaggcaataataaagttattatttatttccttatatcatgatagatgtttattattcatgctagaattgtattaaccggaaacataatacatgtgtgaatacatagacaaacatagtgtcactagtatgcctctacttgactagctcgttgaatcaaagatggttaagtttcctagccatggacaaaagagttgtcatttgattaacgagatcacatcattaggagaatgatgtgattgacatgacccattccgttagcctagcacttgatcatttagtatgttgctattgctttcttcatgacttatacatgttgctgtaactatgagattatgcaactcccgtttaccggaggaacactttgggtgctaccaaacgtcacaacgtaactgggtgattataaaggagtactacaggtgtctccaaaggtacatgttgggttggcgtatttcgagattaggttttgtcactccgattgtcggagaggtatctctgggccctctcggtaatgcacatcactataagccctgcaagcaatgtagctaatgagttagttacggaatgatgcattacgtaactgtTAGAGTATACGAGTAGGACTTGTATTAGACTT is drawn from Triticum dicoccoides isolate Atlit2015 ecotype Zavitan chromosome 4A, WEW_v2.0, whole genome shotgun sequence and contains these coding sequences:
- the LOC119289793 gene encoding dehydration-responsive element-binding protein 1C-like; the encoded protein is MDQYNYGGGVAYYGSTTGGVGDNGQGGGYATVTSAPPKRPAGRTKFRETRHPVYRGVRRRGAAGRWVCEVREPNKKSRIWLGTFASPEAAARAHDVAALALRGRAACLNFADSATLLAVDPATLRTPDDIRAAAIALAETACPAAPASSSSVAAAVASAPAPPMTMMQFDDYAMQYGGIGDLDQHSYYYDGLSAAGGDGPSGSHMDGADDDCNGSGGYGAGEVALWSY